The window CCCACAAAACGCCTCGTATTCGCGCATCATACGGACAAACACGTCCTTTTGCTCGCGACCCAACACAAACTGCCGATCAACAACCCTGGACACGCAGTGATACAGGGAAGCCGTGACTTCAGCAGAGGGGGATAGGAAACGTGGCTGACGCATGACAAGGGCAGTAAAACATCAGGAAGAGGAGTAGTCAATGTGCTTCTTTATAAAAGGCCTGTCCCTTTATACGCATCCGCCACCGCTCCGCGCAACCATCCATCCCATCCCGGTCCGGCAAGCCATGCGGCCCTTGATGATTTTGAGATTTTCGCGGGGGACGGCCACTTTCATGCCGCCGCCTCCCATGACCAGCGTGATTACAAGGGAAGGAAAACAGCCGTAGGCCACCTCTACACACTGAACCTGCGAAACTTCACCTGTAATCACCTCGCCCTGAGCAACAAGAAAGAAAAACGGCGGACAAGGAAGACCGAGAAAAACCACGACATCACCCTGCTCAAGTCCCTCGACAGAGAGCTCCTGCGCCAAGGCGCGCCAAAGGGAAGGAAGGTCATCTACGTGTGGGATAAGGCCGGAATCGATTTCGCCCAGTGGTTCAAGTGGAAGCAAGCGGGCGGCATTTACTTCCTGAGCCTTGAAAAAGACAACATGCGCCCGGTGAGTCCGATGCCCCTTGGGTTTGACACCGCGGATCCGGTTAACGCCGGAGTAATCAGCGACGAACTCGCAGGATACGGCGGCGGAGTCATGCTGCGGCGCATCACCTACCGCTGCCCGCAGAGCGGACGCGACCTGGTATTGCTGACCAACCTGACAAGCTCAAGCTTCCCGCCGGGACTCATTGCCCAGCTCTACCGCATGCGCTGGGACATCGAGAAAATCTTCGATGTGTTCAAGAACAAGCTTGGCGAGATAAAGGCATGGGGGAGCACGGAGGCCGCGCGGGAGATGCAGGCTCTCTTCATCACCCTGAGCCACAACCTGCTGACACGCTTTGAGGAAACCATCAGGGAAGAAGAGGGAATCGAGAACACAACAAACCGCAAGCGGATGGACAAGCGTCTTGAGCAGGCGCAAAGTGAAGCCAGCCAGTTAGGAGGGGAGTTGCCAAGGCTATACAAAGACTGGCAGAGGCTTAAGCAGACGGGCGTGACCTTCATCCGCTGGGTAAGCGGTCGATGAAGAGCCCTCACTCAAATCTCCTCTGAGGTCGGAAGATGGTGTAAGTGTCATAGCTATGGAATCTATCACACTTATTGAAAACGACGTTCCCCTGATCCCGATCACCACAGACGAGCTAGGGCGTATGCGCCTCAGTCCGGAACACAAAGAAGCCCTGCTCGACGCCTTTGAACGCAGCTCGATGAGCGGACTGGGATTCGCCCGCAAGTATGGGCTGACCTACCCGACCTTCGCCTCTTGGGTTCGCAAACGCAAGGAGGCGAAGCAGGCCCGGCCTGCTCTTGACTCACTGGTGGAAATTACACCGGCCGCCTCACCCGCAGCAGGCCTGGTCGTTGAACTCGGTGGTGGAAACCGCATCCACCTTGCCGACGCCAGCCAGGTGCCGCTGGCCGCCGCCCTGATCAAAACCCTGACTCGCTAGAACAATGCTCACCTTCAACAGCGGCCTCAAAATCTACCTCGCCACCGAACCCTGCGACATGCGCAAGAGCTTCAACGGGCTCTCCGTCGTCGTGCAAAACAAACTCCGTGCCGATCCCCAAAGCGGAGCCGCCTTCCTCTTCACCAACAAACGCCGCAACCTCATCAAGATCCTCCATTGGGACGGAAGTGGCTTGTGGGTTCTCTCCAAGCGACTTGAAAAGGGACGCTACAGCTGGCCAAAACAAAGCCACAGCAAGCACGGGAAAATCAGCCTTGAAGCCACCGCCCTTGCCATGCTCACCGACGGCATCGACCTGCGCGACGGATGCAAACGCGCATGGTATGAAAAGCCGTAAAAAATCGCAAATGTTAGAAAGAAAGCATCACCTGGTGACGTTGTTAGTATGTGACCCGGACGGAGGAGGACAAAGACAGAATCATCGCCTCACAGCGTGAGCTGATAGAAAGCCAGCGCGAGCAAATCGCCCTGCTTGAAAAAAAGGTCGACCATCTCATCCGCATCATCTACGGCAGCAAAAGCGAAAAGCTCGACCCCGCCCAGCTTGAACTCCTTCTCGACCCCGACGCGGCAAAAAAGCCCTGCGCCGCCGACGGCGAAGAGGACGCACCGGCGGCTGACAACACCGAAGAACTCAAGAGCGAACTCAAGCCCGTCCGCGAGCGCAAGCCCCGCGAACCCCGGCTGCCCGCCAACCTCCCCACCGTTGAGGAAGTCATCATCCCCGATGAAGTCCGGGCCAACCCGGGGGATTACCGCCGCATAGGCCAGCGCACCAGCGAGCGGCTCGATGTCGAACCCGGCCGCTACACCCGCCGACTCATCATCCGGCCCACCTACGTCAAAAAGAACGAGGCCATACCCAGCATCCACACCGCGCCCCTGCCGCCCACCGTCCTCGAAGGCAGCATCCTCACCCCCTCGCTGCTGGCCCACATCGTCACCGGCAAATACTGCGACCACCTCCCGCTCTACCGGCAGGAGCAAATCATGTCGCGTCGCCACGGCATCAACATCCCCCGCAACACCATGAGCCACTGGATGGAAGTCGGCGCAGACCTCCTCCAGCCCCTCTGGAAACTCCTCGTCAGCGACCTCCGGAAAAGCAGCTACGTCAAGGCCGATGAAACCCCCATCGACTACCTCAGCCCCGGACACGGCAGTACAAGAAAAGGCTACCTCTGGCTCTACCAGAACCCCGCGCACAACACCATCGTCTACGACTGGCAGACAGGCCGTGACTCCAGCTGCCTCGCCGCCATCCTCGGCAACGCAGACGAAAAAGATACTTTCAGAGGCATCCTCCAAAGTGACGGCCACGGTGCCTACAACAAATGGTCCGGCGACAACGAAGGCATCACCCAGTCGGGGTGCTGGACACACGCCCGTCGCAAATTTTACGACAACCTGGAGGAAGACCCCGTGCTTGCGGCAAAGATCCTGCGCCTCATCCAGCAACTCTACCGGATCGAGGAAAAATACAAGGACTCGGCTCCCGAAGTCCGCAAATACCACCGACGACGGCAAAGCCGCCCGATCACTAAACGCCTCCACCACCTCACCACCAAAGTTAAAAACAAACACCTGCCCAAAAGCGGCCTGGGTGGGGCGGCGGCGTATGCACTGAACCAGTGGAGCAAACTCATCGTCTACCTTCACCATGGGGAGGTTCACATCGACAACAACTCCGTCGAACGCGGCGTGCGTCCCACAAAAATAGGCATCAAGAACTGGCTCTTCATCGGAGGCGAGGAAACCGGCTGGCGCAGTGCCGTGCTCTACACCATGGTTGAAAACTGCCGCATCCTCGGCAAAGACCCCTACGCGTATTTGAAATGGGTCTTTGAAAAACTCCTGACCACGACCAACAAGGACGACCTACACAAACTCCTCCCCGCCGCATGGGTGCGGACCGCAACTCAGGAAAACGCAGCCGCTGCTTGAACGCGGCTATTGGGAAAAATTAAAAGTGTGACACATATCACACTTTCATCGTGAATATCAAGCCTACTCAGAAGGCTCTTCACGGATCGCTTACTCCGCTGGTTAAGAAATCAAATTTTCAAACCGACTTCGTGGGTGCAGTCCTTGCACCTGTTAAGGCAAACCTACGCCATTTTTAAAGCATGATCTTCTAACACCGATCATATGATATATGTCCCTTTATATACCTTCGCTTAAGGAAGTGCCATTCATGCCTGCCCTCCTTAAAATTAGCCCTTTCAAAAATTAGTTGCTAGGCCTTTGCAATTTCAGGTAGTTATTTCATAAATCCATGAGTTCAATAGGGTATGGACGATAGCAAATATCTAGTCTTATCACACGTCTGTTCAGATACATGAACGAAACTCCTAGTTTCTCGTAAAATGCCTCGGATGCATTCTCTTTAATTTTTCTTAGCAGTTTGGGAGGTCCATATAAACTCTGCATTTTATCATAAGTCGTGAGCCCGTGAAATAATGCTCCATGTGGGTTTTGAATCAACTCTCCGCTTTTATCACTTATCATTAAGTCATTTCCATCAATTCTAGAAAAATCAAAATCGCCATCATTATGATAAATTCCTATTCTTATTACCTGATTGCCTTCATCGTGCTCTGATAGTCGAAAAACAACCACAATGCTTGTTTGCCCATGATATATCCAACGCCAGCTACCATCTAATTTTTGATTAGTGTATTCAACAATTTCATCGTTGCGACCAAGTTTTATTTTATCGGGGTACCCATATATATAGATCACTTCCTGCATATTAGCCCGGAGCTTAAGGCCCTTATAGCCAAAGATTTTGAAATGTCCTAGATCAAGATTTGACCTTTGATGCATTTTATGTTCCTCATATTTGCCATATTTTTTGGATATAAAGTGTCCTGTAGCACCTAAAAGGATCAGTGCTATAGGTACAAAAAACAAAGGTTTTTTGATAGCTTTCTTTATTTTCTCTTTATTTGCAATTTCACCTTTTTTTGATAGGATTATGGTTGCGATTAAAAGTGAAATTCCAATTACTACAGAAGATATTAATATGCTGAATGCTAGACTCATAACGAATGAATTAAGTTAACGTCAATATGGGGGAGCTGTATATGACGGACTGATGGTTGAATTGTCATGACGCTTACTGTACGCGGTGGGCAAATTGTTTGTAGCCACTCCTTGTTTGACGATTTGATTACAGGAGGCTGAAGTATGTCCAGATAAGGTTTGCGATCAGAGACCCACTGACTCCATTGGCTACCGCCGTTCCCTGTTGAGCCAGTTCCATCGTAATGTCGCCGACCCACTTTTTTACTGACCCGCCGACCTTGCCAGGAGGATCGCCCTCAGGTCGTGTTTCGTCATCTTCGGCCATGGCAGCATTAAGGCGCGTTATATGAGCGTCACCCACCCCAAGTTTCTTCAGCTGATTGAATAAGTCATTCTTCGTGGAGATTGTCACAACATTGCTATCGCCATGAATTACGACATGCCCGGACCCTGAGACATTTGATGTCGACACGGTTGCACCGGAATGAGCTGTGATGGACATTGACGGGCTTTGACCCTCGATAGGCAATCCATTCTCGGCACGGTAGGTGCTGCTGCTCTTAAACAAATTAATCAGCTTGGGCAGATTTCGTATTATCGTCATCTGTTCGTCCCATAGCTCGAGCGCAATCGTCACCTCCCAAGTTTTCGGTGCACCATGCTCTTCGCATCGCTTTGTCACATGTCGCTTATGAGCCGCATAAAGCTTCTCATACCTCGGAAGCTTGTTCATGAGGATAATTTCGAGCACATCGACGAATTCCGTGTAAGTGTGGCACGAGTCTGAACTCTCCAGTTTGCTCAGCCATTCTATCAGGTCGATTTCCATCTGTCGCCCATCTGAGTAGATCATATACGCAAACTCATCGTGATCACCGCCATAGTTGGTGTATTGATGGAAGTTGCCAGACTTCACGGATACCCAATATTTATCTTTTTTGTGCAGACTATCCGAGATCGCACGGACACGCTCAACTTCTAGTGGTATATTGCTCATAAGTTTATTGGTCGAACAGTATTATTCGTTGGCTCACCCTTACTGCAATGAATTTGATTTTTCACGGTGGGATTCTGGATCTCTGTCATGGAGTCATAAGGGAGTTGCCGGGAAAAAGAGAGGTGTTGAATTTAGAATTGGTGCATACAGCAGCTAATCCCCTTGCCTCACATCGGGTTTCCTCCTTCGCTCCCACCATCGCTAAAAAGCTACGGAGGACATGATGGCGGGCAGGAAAGCTATGGAGGACAGGTGATCGTCTAGATTTCTTTGTTCTGACGGACTTCGGGTTTGATTTCAATGGCGGGTTTCTTCTTTGTTGGCTTTTTTTGTGAGGTTTTTTCCATGCTTTCTACCCCGTCATCTCTATCAGCTATCAGATTGATGTCAACCTCAACAGGGACAGCGCGGAGGCCGGAGATGATTTTTTCTAGCTGGCTGATGGTGTCTTTGGCCAGGCTCTGGGGTTGGGCGTAGTGGGTTCCGGCGGCGGTGATGACGTCCCGGATGGACTCTAGGCCGTCGTTGAACTGGGTGAGCTGGGCTACGACTCGGGTGATGGGGTCGGTTTCGGAGGCTCCGCCTAGGAGTTTGTTTTTGTTGAAGTCCTTTTTGATCTGGGCCCAGCGGTCGGCCTCCTCTTCGGTGAGGATGTTTTCCATTTCCTTGAACTTGAGCAGGTTTGCCTCGGCTCCTGTTGTTAGGGTCTGGGACTCGTTTTCGTAGTGGTCGATGACCAGGGCGCGGACTTCGTCGTGGGTCATGAGGGGCAGCACTTTTTCGGCGATGCGGTTCATGTTCCGGTAGGAGCCCTGGAGCTTGAAGGCGGGCTCGGTGCGGTAGTTGTCCTCCTGGGCGGCGCTTTTGATATACTGGAGGTTTACGCGCAGGATGGTGTCGCGGACGGTGTAGAGGTGTTGAGTGGTTTTGACGAACTCCTCGATCTCGGCGGCGGTGTAGTTGCCTTCGAAGTCGATACCCTCCTGGCTGCCGGAGAGGGGTCAGGCCGTGGATTGTGGATTTTACAATTGTTAGATTGGAATGTTAACCTCCCAAATATCAACCTTCCCAACTCTAGAGTAAGCGGTCGGTGAAGAGTCCATAGGATGGGCTGGATGTTGAAGATGAAAGTGTGGTATGTGTCACACTTTCAATTTTTGCCGACGGTCGCTGTCAGTGTTAACGGCCGAATTCTCATCGTACTAGATTTTCAAATTGTCATCGGGTGACTTGTGTCAAGTTATAGCCATGTTTCCACATTGTCATCGTAATTTATGGAGGCCCGAACTGTGGAACATCCGGCCTGAGCGGTCGTAATTTTGTGACGGTCTGACACGATTGGGGAGAGTTTTGTAATGGCGCGGTGTTTGGTAGGATTTTTTGAGGCATGCCGAGCCGTTCCGGATGTTGTGTCCGGTTTTTTTGTTAGGACGTAGAAGGACGTGCCGGCAGTTTCCAGGCTAGGTTACATCCCTGTAGAG of the Akkermansiaceae bacterium genome contains:
- the tnpB gene encoding IS66 family insertion sequence element accessory protein TnpB, whose amino-acid sequence is MLTFNSGLKIYLATEPCDMRKSFNGLSVVVQNKLRADPQSGAAFLFTNKRRNLIKILHWDGSGLWVLSKRLEKGRYSWPKQSHSKHGKISLEATALAMLTDGIDLRDGCKRAWYEKP
- a CDS encoding transposase → MLLYKRPVPLYASATAPRNHPSHPGPASHAALDDFEIFAGDGHFHAAASHDQRDYKGRKTAVGHLYTLNLRNFTCNHLALSNKKEKRRTRKTEKNHDITLLKSLDRELLRQGAPKGRKVIYVWDKAGIDFAQWFKWKQAGGIYFLSLEKDNMRPVSPMPLGFDTADPVNAGVISDELAGYGGGVMLRRITYRCPQSGRDLVLLTNLTSSSFPPGLIAQLYRMRWDIEKIFDVFKNKLGEIKAWGSTEAAREMQALFITLSHNLLTRFEETIREEEGIENTTNRKRMDKRLEQAQSEASQLGGELPRLYKDWQRLKQTGVTFIRWVSGR
- a CDS encoding IS66 family transposase: MTRTEEDKDRIIASQRELIESQREQIALLEKKVDHLIRIIYGSKSEKLDPAQLELLLDPDAAKKPCAADGEEDAPAADNTEELKSELKPVRERKPREPRLPANLPTVEEVIIPDEVRANPGDYRRIGQRTSERLDVEPGRYTRRLIIRPTYVKKNEAIPSIHTAPLPPTVLEGSILTPSLLAHIVTGKYCDHLPLYRQEQIMSRRHGINIPRNTMSHWMEVGADLLQPLWKLLVSDLRKSSYVKADETPIDYLSPGHGSTRKGYLWLYQNPAHNTIVYDWQTGRDSSCLAAILGNADEKDTFRGILQSDGHGAYNKWSGDNEGITQSGCWTHARRKFYDNLEEDPVLAAKILRLIQQLYRIEEKYKDSAPEVRKYHRRRQSRPITKRLHHLTTKVKNKHLPKSGLGGAAAYALNQWSKLIVYLHHGEVHIDNNSVERGVRPTKIGIKNWLFIGGEETGWRSAVLYTMVENCRILGKDPYAYLKWVFEKLLTTTNKDDLHKLLPAAWVRTATQENAAAA